A window of the Zootoca vivipara chromosome 14, rZooViv1.1, whole genome shotgun sequence genome harbors these coding sequences:
- the ARRDC4 gene encoding arrestin domain-containing protein 4 isoform X2 produces the protein MVPDQTVKREFQVISHIDVNSPILLSPVRRSQEKMIGCWFFTSGPVSLSAKIERKGYCNGEAIPIYAEIENCSSRLIVPKAAIFQTQTYLASGKTKTFRQMVANVRGNHVASGSTDTWNGKTLKIPPVTPSILDCCIIRVEYSLAVYIHIPGAKKLMLELPLVIGTIPCTAFSSRNSSLASQFSMDMSWLALSMPEHPEAPPNYADIVSEEEFSRHVTAYPQLIDCNEELCCPMLAYIQEFRFQPPPLYSEIDPHPTEVEDSQPVSIMA, from the exons agcCCTGTAAGACGAAGCCAGGAGAAGATGATTGGATGCTGGTTTTTCACTTCTGGTCCAGTTTCTCTCAGTGCCAAAATAGAGAGGAAAGGCTATTGTAATG gtgaaGCAATACCAATTTATGCAGAAATTGAGAATTGTTCCTCTCGCTTAATTGTTCCAAAAGCTGCTATTTTCCAAACACAGACTTATCTGGCTAGTGGGAAAACAAAAACTTTTCGACAGATGGTCGCCAATGTGCGAGGAAACCATGTTGCTTCTGGGAGCACAGATACCTGGAATGGGAAAACTTTGAAAATTCCACCTGTCACCCCTTCTATCCTTGACTGCTGTATTATCAGAGTTGAATATTCCTTAGCT GTATACATTCATATTCCTGGTGCTAAAAAGTTGATGCTTGAACTGCCTCTAGTGATTGGCACAATTCCATGTACTGCATTTTCCAGCAGAAACTCCAGCCTTGCCAGCCAGTTCAGTATGGATATGAGCTGGTTGGCACTGTCAATGCCAGAACATCCAGAAG CACCGCCCAATTATGCCGATATAGTGTCAGAGGAAGAGTTCTCAAGACACGTTACTGCTTATCCACAACTAATTGACTGCAATGAAGAACTATGCTGCCCTATGTTGGCCTACATTCAGGAGTTCCGGTTTCAGCCCCCACCTCTCTATTCAGAG ATTGACCCACATCCTACTGAGGTAGAAGATAGCCAGCCAGTTTCAATAATGGCTTAA